A single region of the Jatrophihabitans sp. GAS493 genome encodes:
- a CDS encoding carbohydrate kinase has translation MLTVLGECLIDLVAAAEGDRTDDVRGFIAHPGGSPLNIAVGLSRLGHPTALMARLSNDAFGRILRDHATGNGLDLTASASAEEPSTLAVVSVDEQGKAAYDFYVTATADWQWSPAELDAMPAGTSLLHTGSLAAWTQPGAELIGRLCARLYGENRVLLSYDPNVRPRLMGGHDAALPLVERSVASAHVVKASDEDVQWLYPDSPIPAVAQRWLELGAHLVVITQGPDGATAFRASGEPIHRPGRSISLVDTVGAGDAFMSGLLSTLVGVGVSDPSQLGRLDDEELVARLLDRAILVSALTCERAGANPPSQAEVERVGAG, from the coding sequence GTGCTGACTGTCCTCGGGGAATGCCTGATCGATCTGGTGGCGGCGGCCGAGGGTGACCGCACCGATGATGTCCGTGGTTTCATTGCCCATCCGGGCGGCAGCCCGCTGAACATCGCCGTCGGCCTGAGCCGGCTTGGTCATCCAACCGCCCTCATGGCGCGGCTGTCGAACGACGCGTTCGGGCGAATCCTGCGTGACCATGCGACCGGCAACGGACTCGACCTCACCGCATCGGCGAGTGCGGAGGAGCCGTCGACATTGGCGGTCGTATCGGTGGACGAACAAGGCAAGGCGGCCTACGACTTCTACGTGACCGCAACGGCGGACTGGCAGTGGAGCCCGGCCGAACTCGACGCGATGCCTGCCGGTACGTCCCTCCTGCACACCGGGTCGCTCGCCGCTTGGACGCAGCCCGGCGCCGAGCTGATCGGCCGACTCTGTGCCCGTCTGTATGGCGAGAATCGAGTTCTCCTCAGCTACGACCCAAACGTTCGGCCGCGACTCATGGGCGGTCACGACGCGGCGCTGCCGCTGGTCGAGCGGAGCGTCGCTTCGGCCCACGTCGTGAAGGCCAGCGACGAGGATGTTCAGTGGCTCTACCCGGATTCCCCGATCCCAGCGGTGGCGCAACGCTGGCTGGAACTCGGTGCGCACCTGGTGGTGATTACCCAGGGTCCCGACGGGGCCACCGCCTTCCGTGCCTCAGGGGAGCCGATTCACCGACCGGGACGTTCGATCTCCCTCGTCGACACGGTCGGTGCCGGTGACGCGTTCATGTCCGGGCTTCTCAGCACCCTCGTCGGCGTCGGGGTCAGCGACCCGAGTCAATTGGGCCGGCTGGACGACGAAGAACTTGTGGCCCGGCTGCTGGATCGAGCCATCTTGGTCTCGGCCCTGACCTGCGAGCGGGCCGGGGCTAATCCCCCTAGCCAAGCCGAGGTTGAGCGGGTCGGAGCGGGCTAA
- a CDS encoding amidohydrolase, with translation MRTLYLNGDIYSVSSRDASALLIDGADIAWIGDDDTARGFTVDRTFDLRGALVTPAFVDSHVHTTATGLSLIGLDLSRTATLAEALNLIEAQARKSRGRPILGGGWDETRWPEQRPPTVNELDRAGYGGAVFLSRIDGHSAVVSSSMLITVPDVRGLAGFRPDGLVTTAAHDALRVAAYSALPPSVVEEAQRAMRNRAASLGIAALHEMAGPEVSSADDLAGLLKLASAEPGPEIFGYWGELFGVQTALELGAIGAGGDLFCDGSLGSHTAALHQPYSDASDIQPAPRLETAEIVEHARQAVVAGLHAGFHAIGDAAVDRVIDAMEALADEHGPRFAAGHRLEHAAMVRDANRLAASGLTASLQPAFDANWGGAEGMYAERVGTERLATMHRFSELAAAGVPLAFGSDAPVTPPDPWRAVQAAAYPQEKTAAVTPRAAFLAHTRGGWRAARADADGSGALAPGAPATLAVWSAGGIAVDAIDDRLSRWSTDPRAAIPGLPDLRPGSELPSCLQTVLRGEVIFSGDLQ, from the coding sequence GTGCGGACTTTGTATCTCAACGGCGACATTTACAGTGTTTCTTCGCGGGACGCGAGCGCGCTGCTGATCGACGGAGCCGATATCGCCTGGATCGGTGATGACGACACGGCTCGCGGATTCACCGTCGACCGCACGTTCGACCTGCGGGGCGCGCTGGTCACCCCGGCCTTCGTGGACTCACACGTCCACACGACAGCGACCGGCCTCAGCCTGATAGGTCTGGATCTGAGCCGCACTGCCACCCTGGCTGAGGCGCTGAACCTCATCGAAGCCCAGGCTCGGAAGAGTCGGGGACGTCCCATTCTTGGTGGCGGCTGGGACGAGACGCGCTGGCCGGAGCAGCGGCCGCCGACGGTCAACGAACTGGATCGGGCCGGCTACGGGGGAGCGGTGTTCCTCTCCCGCATCGACGGGCACAGTGCGGTGGTCTCCTCCTCGATGCTCATTACGGTCCCCGACGTACGCGGGCTAGCCGGCTTCAGGCCGGACGGACTGGTCACCACCGCCGCCCACGACGCACTGCGGGTCGCGGCCTACTCGGCACTTCCGCCCAGTGTTGTCGAGGAGGCGCAGCGTGCGATGCGCAATCGGGCCGCCTCCCTCGGCATCGCGGCACTGCACGAGATGGCCGGGCCGGAGGTGTCCAGCGCCGATGACCTGGCTGGCCTGCTCAAACTGGCCAGCGCCGAGCCCGGCCCGGAGATTTTCGGCTACTGGGGTGAACTCTTCGGTGTTCAGACCGCGCTCGAGCTGGGCGCCATCGGGGCCGGCGGAGATCTCTTCTGCGACGGCTCACTCGGATCGCACACGGCGGCGCTGCACCAGCCGTACAGCGACGCCAGCGACATCCAGCCGGCGCCTCGTCTGGAGACCGCGGAGATCGTCGAGCACGCCCGGCAGGCCGTAGTGGCCGGGCTTCACGCTGGTTTCCATGCGATCGGCGACGCCGCCGTTGATCGGGTGATCGACGCGATGGAGGCCCTCGCCGACGAGCACGGACCGCGTTTCGCCGCCGGACATCGCCTGGAACACGCAGCGATGGTCCGTGACGCCAACCGGCTGGCCGCATCCGGACTCACGGCGTCGCTGCAGCCGGCCTTCGACGCGAATTGGGGCGGGGCGGAGGGGATGTACGCCGAGCGGGTTGGTACTGAACGGTTAGCCACCATGCACCGTTTCTCCGAACTCGCGGCCGCCGGGGTACCGCTGGCCTTCGGCTCGGACGCGCCGGTTACTCCGCCGGACCCTTGGCGCGCCGTCCAGGCTGCCGCCTATCCGCAGGAGAAGACGGCGGCTGTGACTCCACGGGCAGCGTTCCTGGCCCACACTCGCGGTGGTTGGCGGGCCGCGCGCGCGGATGCCGATGGCTCGGGCGCCCTCGCCCCCGGCGCTCCGGCCACGCTGGCCGTGTGGAGTGCCGGCGGTATCGCGGTTGACGCGATCGACGACCGTCTGTCGCGGTGGAGCACCGACCCTCGCGCCGCTATCCCCGGTCTGCCCGACCTGCGTCCTGGTTCGGAGCTGCCGAGTTGCCTGCAGACCGTCCTGCGCGGCGAGGTCATCTTCTCTGGCGACCTGCAATGA
- the lnt gene encoding apolipoprotein N-acyltransferase translates to MTRPRFAGDRLPLSWSLLLAVLGGVLAVLAFPRFNLWPMAILSVAVLNVSMTGQRARSGALLGFVYGLAFFVPLLQWTGIYVGAFPWLLLAVTEAVYFAAMGAALPALLRLRGGPFWAACLFVLQEAVRGRWPFGGFPWARLAFSQANSPLRWFAVVGGAPLVTFLVALSGAGLAAAVVRGYERRWRPALGGLAIVVLVPLIALLLPAVAVPSPSKPTQGATIAVIQGSTPDRGLEFNARRRQVLDNHVNQTMALADDIDAGKVARPEIVFWPENSSDIDPLQNSDAGTEIQEAANAVGAPILVGAILDGPGPTHIQNVGILWSPQTGPGETYTKRHPVPFAEYIPFRSIAQRVSSKVNLVQNDMVAGGGDGLMTTGPFPFGDVICFEVAYDGLVRSSVKAGAQMLVIQTNNATFGHTAESYQQLAMSQLRAVETQRPVVQVSTVGVSAVIDAKGNIVDRSGALFTPARLVDSISLNSTQTISTRLGVLPEVLISLCAIGAIGYVLITARRRKMIPGPISIADQTGDRSISV, encoded by the coding sequence ATGACCCGGCCCCGCTTTGCCGGCGATCGGCTTCCGCTGAGCTGGTCGCTGCTGCTCGCCGTGCTGGGCGGCGTCCTGGCCGTCCTCGCCTTCCCGAGGTTCAACCTCTGGCCGATGGCCATTCTCAGCGTCGCGGTGCTCAACGTCAGCATGACCGGGCAGCGGGCCCGGAGCGGCGCTCTCCTCGGTTTCGTCTACGGGCTCGCCTTCTTCGTGCCACTGCTGCAGTGGACCGGGATCTATGTGGGGGCGTTTCCCTGGTTGCTGCTAGCGGTGACCGAAGCGGTGTATTTCGCGGCGATGGGGGCGGCGCTACCGGCGCTGCTGCGACTGCGGGGCGGACCGTTCTGGGCCGCCTGCCTCTTCGTGCTGCAGGAGGCCGTGCGCGGACGCTGGCCGTTCGGCGGCTTCCCCTGGGCCCGTCTCGCCTTCAGCCAGGCGAACTCACCGCTGCGCTGGTTCGCCGTCGTCGGCGGAGCCCCACTCGTCACGTTCCTGGTCGCCCTATCCGGAGCTGGCCTGGCCGCGGCCGTCGTTCGGGGATACGAGCGGCGATGGCGGCCGGCGCTCGGCGGGCTGGCCATTGTGGTGCTCGTCCCGCTGATCGCGCTGCTGCTGCCGGCGGTTGCCGTTCCGTCGCCGAGCAAGCCAACTCAGGGCGCGACCATCGCGGTAATCCAGGGCAGCACGCCAGACCGCGGCCTTGAGTTCAATGCCCGCCGCCGCCAGGTTCTGGACAATCACGTCAACCAGACGATGGCGCTGGCCGACGATATCGACGCCGGCAAGGTTGCCCGCCCGGAGATCGTCTTCTGGCCGGAGAACTCCTCCGACATCGACCCGCTGCAGAACTCCGACGCCGGTACGGAGATCCAGGAGGCAGCCAACGCGGTCGGAGCCCCGATCCTGGTCGGTGCGATCCTCGACGGACCGGGGCCGACGCACATTCAGAACGTCGGAATTCTCTGGTCCCCGCAGACGGGCCCGGGCGAGACCTACACGAAGCGCCATCCGGTTCCGTTCGCCGAGTACATTCCCTTTCGCTCGATCGCGCAGCGGGTGAGTTCCAAGGTGAATCTCGTCCAGAACGACATGGTCGCCGGCGGCGGAGACGGCCTGATGACGACCGGGCCGTTCCCGTTCGGGGATGTCATCTGCTTCGAAGTTGCCTACGACGGGCTGGTGCGATCGTCGGTGAAGGCCGGCGCGCAGATGCTGGTCATCCAGACCAACAACGCCACCTTTGGACACACCGCCGAGAGCTACCAGCAGCTGGCGATGAGCCAGTTGCGGGCGGTGGAGACGCAGCGCCCGGTCGTTCAGGTCTCGACCGTGGGAGTCTCGGCTGTGATCGATGCGAAGGGAAACATCGTGGACCGGTCCGGCGCGCTCTTCACGCCGGCTCGGCTGGTCGACAGCATCTCACTCAACAGCACGCAGACGATCTCCACCCGCCTCGGTGTACTGCCCGAGGTACTGATCTCGCTCTGCGCAATCGGCGCGATCGGGTATGTGCTGATCACGGCGCGGCGCAGAAAAATGATCCCCGGCCCGATCAGCATCGCTGATCAGACCGGGGACCGGAGCATTTCGGTGTGA
- a CDS encoding LacI family DNA-binding transcriptional regulator, which produces MSPSIEDVARRAGVSIATVSRSLRGLPDVAESTRDRVLTAARELDYVASPFAARLASGRTSTVGVVVPFVDRWFFAQVLGGLERELQAGGFDLLLYNLGDTPGRERFFTVMPARKRVDALLVASLVLTDMELEALKTLNCPIAMLGVEVEGVLCTGIDDRAGARVAVEHLISLGRRSIALIGGDTEDPMRFTPPLYRRDGYLQALSAAGIEYDPRMDELGYFTVAGGEQAMSTILQREPRPDAVFAESDEMAYGAMRAIRRAGLRVPEDIAVIGFDDHESAELLDLSTIRQDVSAQAGVLAKRLLNVLAGETETATAELLPTELVVRGSTDPSRSSY; this is translated from the coding sequence GTGAGTCCCAGCATCGAAGACGTCGCGCGGCGGGCCGGGGTCTCCATCGCGACCGTGTCGCGATCGCTTCGGGGCCTACCCGATGTCGCGGAGTCGACTCGCGATCGAGTGCTGACCGCCGCCCGCGAACTGGACTACGTGGCGTCACCCTTCGCGGCTCGACTGGCCAGCGGGCGCACCTCGACCGTTGGTGTGGTGGTGCCGTTCGTCGACCGTTGGTTCTTTGCCCAGGTACTGGGTGGTCTGGAGCGTGAACTGCAGGCGGGCGGATTCGACCTGCTGCTCTACAACCTCGGGGACACTCCCGGACGTGAACGGTTCTTCACCGTCATGCCGGCCCGCAAACGGGTCGACGCACTGCTCGTCGCCAGTCTCGTCCTGACCGACATGGAACTCGAGGCGCTGAAGACCCTCAACTGCCCGATCGCCATGCTCGGCGTCGAGGTCGAGGGCGTGCTCTGCACCGGAATCGACGACCGGGCCGGGGCCCGGGTGGCTGTGGAGCACCTCATCAGCCTCGGCCGCCGTAGTATCGCGTTGATCGGCGGCGATACCGAGGACCCGATGCGCTTCACCCCTCCGCTGTATCGCCGGGACGGGTACCTGCAGGCGCTGTCGGCCGCGGGCATCGAGTACGACCCACGAATGGACGAGCTCGGTTACTTCACCGTCGCCGGCGGGGAACAGGCGATGAGCACGATTCTGCAGCGGGAGCCACGCCCGGACGCGGTCTTCGCCGAGTCGGACGAGATGGCCTACGGGGCCATGCGAGCGATCCGGCGCGCCGGACTGCGCGTCCCGGAGGACATCGCCGTCATCGGCTTCGACGACCACGAGAGCGCGGAGTTGCTCGACCTGAGCACCATCCGCCAGGACGTGTCGGCCCAGGCTGGGGTGCTGGCGAAGCGGTTGCTCAACGTGCTCGCCGGCGAGACGGAGACAGCGACGGCCGAACTGCTACCAACCGAACTCGTGGTACGCGGAAGCACGGATCCCAGCCGCTCCTCGTACTAA
- a CDS encoding thymidine kinase — protein MSDSPPPASGPSIPDSPASSALASVPAAGTRRASPMPAHLKFFYGPMDCGKSTLALQIDHNHSRQGRSGMLLTRYDRSAGARITTRVGLSHSAIEIDDDTDLRVLVRQRWASGQALDYLIIDEAGFLNPEHVDQLAELVDDWHVDVYCFGLATDFRSLLLPGAKRLIELADELHPVHVEVLCWCGRPGQQNARIVNGRVVREGDTVAVGDTSVDGAAMRYEVLCRAHYRGGQLSRSTVTEQQLSFDV, from the coding sequence GTGAGCGACTCCCCTCCCCCGGCCTCCGGCCCGTCGATCCCGGACTCTCCCGCCAGCAGCGCGCTGGCGTCGGTACCCGCAGCCGGCACTCGCCGAGCGTCCCCGATGCCGGCGCACCTGAAGTTCTTCTACGGCCCGATGGACTGCGGCAAGTCGACGTTGGCCCTGCAGATCGACCACAATCACTCGCGTCAGGGGCGCAGCGGCATGCTGCTGACGCGCTACGACCGCTCCGCCGGCGCCCGCATCACGACGCGGGTCGGCCTCAGCCACAGCGCCATCGAGATCGACGACGACACCGACCTGCGGGTACTCGTCCGGCAGCGTTGGGCCAGCGGTCAGGCGCTGGACTACCTGATCATTGACGAAGCCGGCTTCCTCAACCCGGAGCACGTTGACCAGTTAGCCGAGCTCGTCGACGACTGGCACGTTGACGTCTACTGCTTTGGACTGGCCACCGATTTTCGCAGCCTCCTGCTCCCTGGTGCAAAACGGCTAATTGAGTTAGCCGATGAGCTGCATCCGGTGCACGTCGAGGTGCTCTGCTGGTGCGGCCGCCCCGGTCAGCAGAACGCTCGCATCGTCAACGGCCGGGTCGTGCGCGAAGGCGACACGGTGGCCGTCGGTGACACCAGCGTCGACGGAGCGGCGATGCGCTACGAAGTGCTCTGTCGGGCTCATTATCGGGGTGGCCAGCTCAGTCGATCGACGGTAACCGAGCAGCAGCTCAGCTTCGACGTCTGA
- a CDS encoding RNA polymerase-binding protein RbpA produces MADRALRGSRLGAVSYETEYGAEPAPRNVQSYRCPRDHVFSVPFSEEAEIPATWECRLDGLDGRLIDGPAPDEKKVKPPRTHWDMLMERRTQADLEEVLAERLEVLRARRGGAKTG; encoded by the coding sequence ATGGCAGATCGCGCATTACGGGGCAGTAGATTGGGCGCAGTCAGCTACGAGACGGAGTACGGCGCGGAGCCCGCGCCACGCAACGTCCAGAGCTACCGATGCCCTCGTGACCACGTATTCAGCGTCCCATTCTCCGAAGAGGCCGAGATCCCGGCAACCTGGGAATGCCGTCTGGACGGCCTCGACGGTCGCCTGATCGACGGTCCGGCACCGGACGAGAAGAAGGTCAAGCCGCCGCGCACCCACTGGGACATGCTCATGGAACGCCGCACCCAGGCCGATCTCGAAGAGGTGCTCGCTGAGCGCCTCGAGGTCCTCCGGGCTCGTCGCGGAGGCGCCAAAACCGGCTGA